From Pseudalkalibacillus hwajinpoensis, a single genomic window includes:
- a CDS encoding AbrB/MazE/SpoVT family DNA-binding domain-containing protein: MSAVNEMERKVIKMGNSLGVNMTEALKRIGAKKGDALAIEIENGEIKIKKQQTKVDLPAGLSEDFFDVLESTIQDYDQTLKGLKDR; encoded by the coding sequence ATGAGCGCGGTGAATGAAATGGAACGAAAAGTCATTAAAATGGGAAACAGCTTAGGGGTTAACATGACGGAAGCCTTGAAACGAATTGGAGCCAAAAAAGGCGATGCCTTGGCCATTGAAATTGAAAATGGGGAAATCAAAATTAAAAAGCAGCAAACCAAAGTGGATCTTCCGGCAGGACTAAGCGAGGATTTTTTCGACGTATTAGAAAGTACGATCCAAGATTATGACCAAACCTTAAAAGGGTTAAAAGATCGATAA
- a CDS encoding type II toxin-antitoxin system death-on-curing family toxin produces MSEIRYVTEAETVALNLYLIRKYSPSETAGVKDSALLNSAINRPKQSVLGEEAYPSIAAKAAALFESLAKNHAFHNANKRTAFTALLQFLKYNHFTLTMEPKQAEDFTVDTVNHKYTFEELVQTIENYTKPMPTSS; encoded by the coding sequence ATGAGTGAAATTCGTTATGTAACGGAAGCAGAAACGGTCGCACTAAATCTGTATCTCATTCGCAAATATAGCCCAAGTGAAACAGCAGGGGTGAAAGATTCAGCACTCCTTAATTCAGCCATTAATCGACCCAAACAGTCCGTTTTAGGAGAAGAAGCTTATCCCTCTATTGCAGCGAAAGCAGCTGCCTTGTTTGAATCACTCGCTAAAAATCATGCTTTTCATAATGCGAATAAACGAACAGCTTTTACCGCCCTACTCCAATTTTTAAAATATAATCACTTCACATTAACGATGGAACCGAAACAAGCAGAGGATTTCACCGTAGATACAGTAAATCATAAGTACACGTTCGAAGAATTAGTTCAAACAATCGAAAATTATACGAAACCCATGCCTACTTCAAGCTGA
- a CDS encoding type II toxin-antitoxin system RelE/ParE family toxin: MPYDIIYEGNVKAFEHYLLHKAEQEFQQRGHRGMWCQLTDIYLRQLKIIMEDPFPPAEVDTDDDEDPPSIKHLTVNVAFDNFFRWGLRIPRTRTGNHRIIFAIHNYHKVVLLHHFDKKYNGAIQIKDIQPAEARYENYCVHDPTY, translated from the coding sequence ATGCCCTATGACATTATTTACGAAGGAAACGTTAAAGCATTTGAGCACTATTTGCTCCACAAAGCAGAACAAGAATTTCAACAAAGAGGACACAGGGGCATGTGGTGTCAGTTAACCGATATCTATCTCCGCCAACTTAAAATTATTATGGAAGATCCATTCCCACCAGCTGAGGTCGATACAGATGATGACGAAGATCCTCCGTCCATAAAACACCTCACTGTAAATGTTGCCTTTGACAATTTTTTTCGTTGGGGATTACGAATACCAAGAACTAGGACTGGGAACCATCGAATTATATTTGCGATTCATAATTATCATAAAGTTGTCCTTCTCCATCACTTTGATAAAAAATATAATGGTGCCATTCAAATCAAGGACATTCAACCAGCCGAAGCACGCTATGAAAATTATTGTGTTCACGACCCAACATACTGA
- a CDS encoding helix-turn-helix domain-containing protein produces the protein MSDVFKKYADIVGNDHVEKLQQQGYIAAQIKKQRRQLKISQQELADRIGKPKSTIGRIEAGLTVPRADTLYSLSKALNIPFIIDGTDQDSPNNYLEV, from the coding sequence ATGAGTGATGTTTTTAAAAAATACGCTGACATAGTGGGCAATGATCACGTTGAAAAACTTCAACAACAAGGATACATTGCTGCTCAAATCAAAAAACAGCGTCGCCAATTAAAGATTTCCCAACAAGAACTTGCTGACCGGATTGGGAAGCCTAAATCAACAATTGGTCGAATTGAAGCTGGACTTACTGTTCCACGTGCAGATACACTGTATTCACTATCTAAAGCTTTAAATATCCCGTTTATCATTGATGGTACAGATCAGGACTCACCTAATAACTATTTGGAAGTATGA
- a CDS encoding site-specific integrase — protein MGLKGANTVEPIRDPDQIREMKEHLLHKSYRDYFLFAFGINSGLRIGDILPLRVMDVASATHLRIKEQKTGKIRKVRMTVALQQEIAKYTKGLTASDYLFSSRQGNKPISRVMAWKIINEAAKVVGIEGAIGTHTLRKTFGYHFYQRTKDVAMLQEIFGHSSPSITLRYIGINDDMINSVMDSFSL, from the coding sequence ATGGGACTAAAAGGTGCCAATACGGTCGAACCGATTCGCGATCCGGACCAGATCCGGGAGATGAAGGAGCATTTGTTGCATAAATCGTACCGCGATTACTTCTTATTTGCGTTTGGGATCAATTCGGGCTTACGGATTGGTGATATCCTGCCCTTAAGGGTGATGGATGTGGCTTCAGCCACGCATTTGCGGATTAAGGAGCAAAAGACCGGCAAGATCCGGAAAGTCCGCATGACGGTGGCCCTACAGCAGGAGATTGCGAAATACACGAAGGGTTTAACAGCGTCGGACTATTTATTTTCATCACGCCAGGGCAACAAGCCGATCAGCCGGGTGATGGCCTGGAAGATCATCAATGAGGCGGCAAAGGTGGTCGGGATTGAAGGCGCGATCGGGACGCATACGCTGCGGAAGACGTTCGGGTATCACTTTTACCAGCGCACGAAGGATGTGGCGATGTTGCAGGAAATTTTTGGCCACAGTAGTCCGTCGATTACGCTGAGGTATATTGGGATCAATGATGACATGATCAATTCTGTGATGGATAGCTTTTCGTTATAA